The DNA region TTAGGTGGAGGACTATTTTTACTTGTATGCGATACAATCGGAAGAACGGTGCTGAATCCTGTTGAAATTCCAATAGGAGTTGTAACTGCATTTTTTGGAGCTCCTTTTTTTCTGTATCTTGCAATAAGAAGAAGAGGTGTATAAAAAATGAAAAGAGATATTTCAATAGAAAATGCCAGTTTCAGTTATGGATTAGGTGAGGAAAATCTTCTTGACAAGATAAATTTAAATATAGAAAAAGGAAAATTTATAGGAATTTTAGGGCCTAATGGCTGTGGAAAATCAACACTTTTAAAGGTGATATTAAAATATCTGAATCCAAAAGAGGGAATTATTAAAATTGAAAATAAGGAACTGAAGGAATATACCCAGTCGGAGCTTGCTGAAATATTAAGCTTTGTTCCCCAGAAGTCATCCCTTACAATGCCTTTGACAGTGGAAGATGTTGTCTATATGGGAAGAGTTCCTTATATGAAAAATAAGTGGACAGGATTTGACAGGGAAGACAGGGAAAAAGTGGAAAAAATAATGCAGATGCTGAAAATAGATAAATTTAAAAATAGAGTTGTTTTTTCACTGTCGGGAGGAGAATTTCAGAGGGTTCTTCTGGCAAGGGCATTAGCCCAGAATACAAATATAATGCTGCTTGATGAGCCTACTTCAGCTCTTGATATGAATTATGCACTGGAAAT from Leptotrichia sp. oral taxon 215 str. W9775 includes:
- a CDS encoding ABC transporter ATP-binding protein, which codes for MKRDISIENASFSYGLGEENLLDKINLNIEKGKFIGILGPNGCGKSTLLKVILKYLNPKEGIIKIENKELKEYTQSELAEILSFVPQKSSLTMPLTVEDVVYMGRVPYMKNKWTGFDREDREKVEKIMQMLKIDKFKNRVVFSLSGGEFQRVLLARALAQNTNIMLLDEPTSALDMNYALEIMRLTSYFVKNESLTAVMVLHDLNLASMYCDSIILLKNGKIAYEGTPKELFRPEILEEIYGFNCEVIENNGFSYVIPNKI